One window from the genome of Leuconostoc suionicum encodes:
- a CDS encoding YfbR-like 5'-deoxynucleotidase, translating to MAMHQYFMGMSQLELINRAPGFFKYQPHNVAAHSWKVTQIAQFLADVEEQNGAQINWKSVYEKALNHDYTERFIGDIKTPVKYATSTLRSMLADVEESMTENFIKTEIPEQFQAAYTRRLGEGKDDTIEGKILSISDKIDLLYEAYGELEKFNPEPVFVNIFQSSLEALAEFKDMASVKYLAKEILPEVFKEDFIHKDLLFDLAKSLLPDFAEVVNN from the coding sequence ATGGCAATGCATCAATATTTCATGGGAATGAGTCAGCTTGAACTCATTAACCGAGCTCCAGGATTTTTTAAATACCAGCCCCACAATGTAGCGGCACACTCATGGAAAGTAACTCAAATTGCTCAGTTTTTAGCTGATGTTGAAGAACAAAATGGTGCTCAAATTAATTGGAAATCAGTTTATGAAAAAGCTTTAAATCACGATTATACAGAAAGATTTATCGGTGACATTAAAACGCCAGTGAAATATGCGACGTCGACATTACGTTCAATGTTAGCTGATGTTGAAGAATCAATGACTGAAAACTTTATTAAAACAGAAATTCCTGAACAATTTCAAGCCGCGTATACACGGCGTCTAGGGGAAGGAAAAGATGATACGATTGAAGGCAAAATTTTATCCATTTCTGATAAAATTGATCTTCTCTATGAAGCATACGGTGAATTAGAAAAGTTTAACCCTGAACCCGTTTTTGTAAATATTTTTCAAAGTAGTTTGGAAGCACTCGCCGAATTCAAAGATATGGCCAGTGTGAAGTATTTGGCAAAAGAAATATTACCGGAAGTTTTTAAAGAAGACTTCATTCATAAGGATTTATTGTTTGATTTAGCTAAAAGTTTGTTACCTGATTTTGCCGAGGTGGTTAATAATTAA
- a CDS encoding NUDIX domain-containing protein: MEKNYIARMREKVGHDGMIFVSAFGVLWNDAHDAILLEKRWDSDERWGFPGGYLEYGDSPMQAVKREFKEETNLDVKVTRMLGIATNEVKKNSWGDAQETIGIGFEVEHVGGQMLKDGTETLDLQFVPVHPEPKMFVPQAQKTMHLILTQNEISEQPWMREKNE, translated from the coding sequence ATGGAAAAAAATTATATTGCGCGTATGCGCGAAAAAGTTGGGCACGATGGAATGATATTTGTATCGGCATTTGGTGTATTGTGGAATGATGCACATGATGCAATATTATTAGAGAAACGTTGGGACTCTGATGAAAGATGGGGATTCCCTGGGGGTTATCTTGAGTATGGCGACTCACCAATGCAGGCTGTTAAACGAGAATTTAAAGAAGAAACAAACCTTGATGTCAAAGTCACTCGTATGTTAGGGATTGCCACAAATGAGGTTAAAAAAAATTCTTGGGGTGATGCACAAGAAACCATTGGAATTGGTTTTGAAGTTGAGCATGTTGGTGGTCAGATGTTAAAGGATGGCACTGAAACGCTTGATTTACAATTCGTGCCAGTTCATCCAGAACCTAAAATGTTCGTTCCACAAGCGCAAAAAACAATGCATCTTATATTGACACAAAACGAGATTAGTGAACAACCTTGGATGAGGGAGAAAAACGAATGA
- a CDS encoding histidine phosphatase family protein, which translates to MKLYVVRHGQTIFNTLNKVQGWADTPLTKKGEKDGQEAGKRLKNVAFDVAFSSDTSRAMHTAEYILAENIHEHTKLQITPEWREYFFGSFEGGSNDVMWGAVAKEFGVAKGTPDAIAAEVQDMTAIMNKIYEVDPQHLGENATHFWQRIDAALEKLLMTQKADANVLLVTHGQLIGNLAQHYGHFIGAERPKNGAVAVFNLDGDGLQVELFNDVDTVF; encoded by the coding sequence ATGAAACTTTATGTTGTACGTCACGGTCAGACAATATTTAATACATTAAATAAAGTGCAGGGATGGGCTGATACACCGCTAACCAAGAAAGGTGAAAAAGATGGTCAGGAAGCTGGTAAAAGATTAAAAAACGTCGCTTTTGACGTAGCCTTTTCTTCTGATACTTCACGTGCTATGCATACCGCAGAATATATCCTGGCTGAAAATATCCACGAGCATACTAAGCTACAAATTACACCAGAATGGCGTGAATATTTTTTTGGTAGCTTTGAGGGTGGTAGTAATGATGTGATGTGGGGTGCTGTGGCTAAAGAATTTGGCGTTGCTAAAGGTACACCAGATGCTATTGCTGCAGAAGTTCAAGACATGACAGCGATTATGAATAAGATTTACGAAGTGGATCCACAGCATTTAGGTGAGAACGCAACACATTTTTGGCAAAGAATAGACGCTGCATTGGAAAAACTCCTCATGACACAAAAAGCCGATGCGAATGTCTTATTAGTTACGCACGGTCAGCTCATTGGTAATTTAGCACAGCACTATGGCCATTTTATCGGGGCTGAAAGACCAAAAAATGGTGCTGTGGCAGTTTTCAATCTTGATGGCGACGGTTTGCAAGTGGAACTTTTTAATGATGTTGACACCGTATTTTGA
- a CDS encoding MFS transporter: protein MVKQDSLLTKIAFLGISFVLTSAYAINGALPQMTEALHISSTEAQVLATTPSITVTIFVLLSSFIAAKLGDKNTIILGVTLVGIAGMIPFFTDSYVIILVSRTVLGAGFGIFNSLAVSMIAVMYNGKTRSSMLGYRAAAEQVGQAVLTLLAGLLLAFGWHATFLVYLIAFPILFLFIKRVPDTSEMTPLKTETTDSKQVEEVTRISPLVLVLTLFAAFLVIDYMAIQLSFPFMAADLKGDGYNTSPILSAMLIAATIGGVTYGWFMAKFGRFTLQIGLVLMAISNFLVAFSNGNFGMLILGVLLIGFPLQLISPFIFNQLPKLAPLARQSLVTSIILIGFNVGVFIEPIVVAAFAKLIGHGGGSAASSAYATIPYLGSVLLIIAIITVITNRKQEK, encoded by the coding sequence ATGGTTAAACAAGATAGCCTGCTCACTAAAATTGCTTTTTTGGGCATTTCATTTGTCTTGACAAGTGCATACGCTATTAACGGCGCATTGCCACAAATGACAGAGGCGTTGCATATTTCATCCACCGAAGCACAAGTGTTGGCTACTACACCTTCTATTACTGTGACTATTTTTGTTCTTTTGAGTAGTTTTATAGCTGCTAAATTAGGTGATAAAAATACAATCATTTTAGGAGTAACATTGGTCGGAATTGCTGGAATGATACCATTTTTTACCGATTCATATGTGATCATTTTAGTATCACGAACAGTGTTGGGTGCTGGATTTGGTATTTTTAACTCACTGGCAGTGTCCATGATTGCTGTGATGTACAATGGAAAAACACGTTCTTCGATGCTTGGATACCGTGCAGCTGCTGAACAAGTTGGACAAGCTGTATTAACATTGTTAGCAGGATTGTTGTTGGCGTTTGGTTGGCACGCAACATTTTTGGTATATCTAATTGCATTTCCAATTTTGTTCTTGTTCATTAAGCGGGTTCCTGATACATCAGAAATGACACCACTTAAGACGGAAACGACAGACAGCAAACAGGTAGAAGAGGTAACTCGTATTAGTCCATTAGTATTGGTACTGACGCTCTTTGCTGCTTTCCTTGTGATTGATTATATGGCCATTCAACTTAGCTTTCCATTTATGGCGGCTGACCTGAAGGGAGACGGATACAATACCTCGCCAATATTGTCAGCTATGCTGATTGCAGCAACAATTGGTGGTGTAACATATGGTTGGTTCATGGCAAAGTTTGGTCGTTTCACACTACAAATTGGATTAGTATTAATGGCGATTTCAAATTTCTTGGTTGCATTTTCAAATGGTAACTTTGGTATGTTAATTTTAGGGGTTTTGTTAATAGGATTCCCACTACAATTAATTTCACCATTCATTTTTAATCAATTACCAAAGTTGGCACCACTTGCACGTCAGTCATTAGTGACATCAATCATATTAATCGGATTTAACGTTGGTGTATTCATTGAACCGATTGTAGTTGCAGCTTTTGCAAAGCTGATTGGTCATGGTGGTGGTAGCGCTGCTTCTTCAGCATATGCTACCATTCCATATTTGGGTTCGGTACTTCTTATTATCGCAATTATTACAGTTATAACTAACAGAAAACAGGAGAAATAA
- the gtfA gene encoding sucrose phosphorylase — protein sequence MEIQNKAMLITYADSLGKNLKDVRKVLKEDIGDAIGGVHLLPFFPSTGDRGFAPSDYTRVDSAFGDWSDVEALGEEYYLMFDFMINHISRESVMYQDFKKNHDESKYKDFFIRWEKFWAKAGENRPTQADVDLIYKRKDKAPTQEITFDDGTTENLWNTFGDEQIDIDVNSAIAKEFIKTTLEDMVKHGANLIRLDAFAYAVKKVDTNDFFVEPEIWDTLNEVREILTPLKAEILPEIHEHYSIPKKINDHGYFTYDFALPMTTLYTLYSGKTNQLAKWLKMSPMKQFTTLDTHDGIGVVDARDVLTDEEIDYASEELYKVGANVKKTYSSASYNNLDIYQINSTYYSALGNDDAAYLLSRVFQVFAPGIPQIYYVGLLAGENDIELLESSKEGRNINRHYYSVDEVKEEVKRPVVANLLKLLSWRNNFAAFDLDGSIDVETPSDTTIKITRKDKSGENVAVLVANAADKTFTITANGEEVLANSEADKQQL from the coding sequence ATGGAAATTCAAAATAAAGCAATGCTTATCACATACGCTGATTCATTAGGTAAAAACTTAAAGGATGTTCGTAAAGTTTTGAAGGAAGACATTGGTGATGCAATTGGTGGTGTTCACTTGTTGCCGTTCTTCCCATCAACAGGAGACCGTGGTTTTGCACCTTCTGATTACACACGTGTTGATTCAGCATTTGGTGACTGGAGTGATGTAGAAGCATTGGGTGAAGAATACTACTTGATGTTTGATTTCATGATTAACCACATTTCACGTGAATCTGTTATGTATCAAGATTTCAAGAAAAATCATGATGAATCAAAGTATAAAGATTTCTTCATTCGTTGGGAAAAGTTCTGGGCCAAGGCTGGTGAAAACCGTCCAACACAAGCCGATGTTGACTTGATTTACAAGCGTAAGGATAAGGCACCAACTCAAGAAATTACTTTTGATGATGGTACAACTGAAAATTTGTGGAACACATTTGGTGATGAACAAATTGATATCGATGTAAACTCAGCTATCGCTAAAGAATTTATCAAGACAACTCTTGAAGACATGGTGAAGCATGGAGCTAACTTGATTCGTTTGGATGCCTTTGCATACGCTGTTAAAAAAGTTGATACAAATGACTTCTTCGTTGAGCCTGAAATCTGGGACACATTGAACGAGGTTCGTGAAATTTTGACACCTTTGAAGGCCGAAATTTTGCCAGAAATCCATGAACACTATTCAATTCCTAAGAAGATTAATGATCATGGTTACTTCACATATGATTTTGCTTTGCCAATGACAACACTTTACACACTTTATTCAGGTAAGACAAATCAATTAGCTAAGTGGTTGAAGATGTCACCAATGAAGCAATTTACTACTTTGGATACACACGATGGTATTGGTGTTGTCGATGCGCGTGACGTCTTGACTGATGAAGAAATTGATTATGCATCTGAAGAATTATACAAAGTTGGTGCTAACGTGAAGAAGACTTACTCTTCTGCTTCATACAACAACTTGGATATCTACCAAATCAACTCAACATACTACTCAGCTTTGGGAAATGATGATGCTGCATACTTGCTGAGTCGTGTATTCCAAGTCTTTGCTCCTGGTATCCCACAAATCTATTACGTTGGTTTGTTGGCCGGTGAAAATGATATTGAATTGCTTGAATCTTCAAAAGAAGGACGTAACATTAACCGTCACTACTACTCAGTTGATGAAGTTAAGGAAGAAGTTAAGCGCCCAGTTGTTGCTAATTTATTGAAACTTTTGTCATGGCGTAACAACTTTGCGGCATTTGATTTGGATGGATCAATTGATGTTGAAACACCATCTGACACAACTATCAAGATTACTCGTAAGGATAAGTCTGGTGAAAATGTTGCAGTTTTGGTTGCTAACGCTGCTGACAAGACATTTACTATTACTGCAAATGGCGAAGAAGTTTTAGCTAACTCAGAGGCTGATAAGCAACAATTGTAA
- a CDS encoding ABC transporter ATP-binding protein, translating to MQILKEHAKPYIRDISFSIIAVIIMALASLWQPRLLQQVMKAIIADNQNQVVSYGVQLLALAVIGLIAGVINTIFAAKVSQSIAADIRAHEYEKIQSFSFGNIEKFSAGNLVVRMTNDVNQVQQLIMMILQSLTRIPVLFVGAFILALITLPRLWWIVILMVVLIFLASQVVFKQMGKFFFKIQKLIDKTNTLAKENLQGVRVVKSFNQEKNETKRFTDNSNELTQVNTTVGYLFSTMMPMFMLISYIAIGTAILFVGRDAVKHPNDLVAITSFVSYLMQIFFAIMIGGMMATFASRGFVSLRRIKEILDTTPDLTYAQDAPDHDLNGDISFKNVSFTYPGDTKPALKNVSFDIEAGEMIGIVGATGSGKTTLAQLIPRLYDPTEGMVSVGGVDLKKVNEKSLRAAVSFVLQKAILFSGTIASNLRQGKKDANEENFQKAVEIAQAAEFVNRYEDNFDHIVEERSSNFSGGQKQRLSIARGVVGSPKILILDDSTSALDARSEKLVQEALDQELKGTTTIVIAEKISSVIHANRILVMDEGRVVGIGTHQELLETSPVYAEIYQTQKAKGAE from the coding sequence ATGCAAATTTTAAAAGAACATGCAAAGCCATATATTCGTGATATTTCATTTTCAATTATTGCGGTAATTATTATGGCTCTTGCTTCATTATGGCAACCACGTTTATTGCAACAAGTAATGAAAGCAATTATTGCTGATAATCAAAATCAGGTCGTTTCCTATGGTGTGCAGTTGCTAGCATTAGCTGTAATAGGACTCATTGCCGGTGTTATTAACACTATTTTTGCTGCTAAGGTATCCCAATCGATTGCAGCAGATATACGTGCTCATGAATATGAAAAAATCCAGTCGTTTTCATTTGGAAACATTGAAAAATTTTCTGCAGGAAATTTAGTTGTTCGTATGACAAATGATGTTAACCAAGTGCAACAATTAATTATGATGATTTTGCAATCGTTAACTCGAATTCCAGTCTTGTTTGTTGGGGCTTTTATTTTAGCCTTGATTACGTTGCCACGTTTATGGTGGATTGTAATTTTGATGGTTGTTTTAATTTTTTTAGCATCCCAAGTCGTTTTCAAGCAAATGGGGAAATTTTTCTTTAAAATCCAAAAACTCATTGATAAAACAAACACGCTAGCTAAGGAGAATCTGCAAGGGGTTCGCGTCGTCAAATCTTTTAATCAAGAAAAAAATGAGACCAAGCGCTTTACTGACAATTCAAATGAATTAACGCAAGTTAATACAACAGTTGGTTACTTGTTCTCAACAATGATGCCAATGTTCATGTTAATTTCGTACATTGCGATTGGCACAGCTATCTTATTTGTTGGTCGTGACGCTGTTAAACATCCTAATGACCTAGTGGCCATTACATCTTTTGTATCATACTTAATGCAAATATTTTTTGCTATCATGATTGGTGGCATGATGGCTACCTTTGCGTCACGTGGCTTTGTTTCTCTAAGACGTATCAAAGAAATTTTAGATACGACGCCAGACCTAACGTACGCACAGGATGCGCCTGATCATGATTTGAATGGAGATATTTCATTCAAAAATGTTTCTTTCACTTATCCTGGAGATACTAAACCAGCTTTGAAAAACGTATCGTTTGATATTGAAGCAGGTGAGATGATTGGTATCGTTGGTGCAACTGGATCAGGTAAAACAACACTTGCCCAATTAATCCCAAGATTATATGATCCTACGGAAGGTATGGTATCTGTTGGTGGTGTAGATCTCAAAAAAGTAAACGAAAAGTCGCTGCGAGCTGCGGTTTCGTTTGTTCTACAAAAGGCCATATTGTTCAGTGGTACGATTGCATCAAATTTGCGTCAAGGTAAAAAAGACGCTAATGAAGAGAATTTTCAAAAAGCTGTTGAAATAGCACAGGCTGCGGAGTTTGTTAATCGTTATGAAGATAATTTTGACCACATTGTTGAAGAGCGTTCGTCCAATTTTTCCGGTGGTCAAAAACAACGTCTTTCTATAGCAAGAGGAGTTGTTGGTAGTCCTAAAATATTGATTTTAGATGATTCAACATCGGCTTTAGATGCCCGATCCGAAAAGCTGGTTCAAGAAGCACTTGACCAGGAATTAAAAGGAACGACAACAATTGTAATTGCGGAAAAAATCAGTTCAGTTATTCATGCTAACCGCATTTTAGTAATGGACGAGGGTAGGGTAGTTGGCATTGGCACACATCAAGAGTTGCTTGAAACTTCACCGGTCTACGCTGAAATTTATCAAACACAAAAAGCGAAAGGGGCAGAATAA
- a CDS encoding ABC transporter ATP-binding protein, whose protein sequence is MADIQHAIKYFAKYLKRYWLALSFVAIVTIASTYFQVKAPVYMGKAITELSTYLSQYLNPQTHAIASKTPFYHALEAMMIFFTLTAATMFISSFISSRISSEASGRMRIGLFAKLQRMTIKYFDTHQDGEILSLFTSDLDNIFNAMNQAIFQLLSQFALFVGIIIMMFQQNVKLAWVTMASTPVAIIVAWFVISRARKYIDTQQDETGRMNGYINEQINGEKIIITQGLQQESIANFGPYNERVKQATFKGQMYSGMLFPLMQGLSLLNLAIVIFFGSWLIVHDGMDKSVGLGLIVVFVNYSQQYYQPITQITSIYNMLQLAVTGARRLSDVHEQAEEVNPESGQKLTNLKSGVTLENIHFGYNDDKEILHGVSIDVKKGEMIALVGPTGSGKTTVMNLLNRFYDVTEGSVKFDGIDVRQLDLKSLRDHVGIVLQESVLFSGTVADNIKFGEPNATKEEMIDAAKQANIHDFIMTLPEGYQTKVDDENSVFSTGQKQLLSIARTILTNPDFLILDEATSNVDTVTEAKIQAAMDNVIAGRTSFVIAHRLKTILGADKIVVLKDGRVIEKGSHQELVAEGGFYSELYHNQMVFD, encoded by the coding sequence ATGGCAGATATTCAACACGCAATTAAATATTTCGCAAAGTATCTTAAGCGTTATTGGTTAGCGTTGTCTTTCGTAGCTATTGTGACAATAGCCTCAACTTACTTCCAAGTTAAAGCGCCAGTGTATATGGGAAAGGCAATTACAGAATTGTCGACTTATTTAAGTCAATACTTGAATCCTCAAACGCATGCTATTGCTAGCAAAACACCTTTCTATCATGCGCTGGAAGCGATGATGATTTTCTTTACGTTAACCGCAGCAACAATGTTCATTTCTAGTTTTATATCTAGTCGTATTAGTTCAGAGGCATCAGGACGAATGAGAATTGGTCTATTTGCTAAATTGCAACGGATGACGATTAAATATTTTGATACTCATCAAGATGGTGAAATTTTATCTTTGTTTACGTCTGATTTAGATAATATTTTTAACGCGATGAACCAAGCCATTTTCCAACTTTTATCACAATTCGCTCTGTTTGTTGGCATCATTATTATGATGTTTCAGCAGAACGTCAAATTAGCATGGGTGACTATGGCGTCGACACCAGTTGCTATTATCGTCGCTTGGTTTGTGATTAGTCGTGCTAGAAAATATATTGACACGCAGCAAGATGAAACTGGCCGTATGAATGGTTATATTAATGAGCAAATCAATGGTGAGAAGATTATTATTACGCAAGGATTGCAACAAGAATCAATCGCTAACTTTGGTCCGTATAATGAACGTGTGAAGCAGGCTACTTTTAAAGGACAGATGTATTCTGGTATGCTGTTTCCTTTAATGCAAGGCTTGTCACTGTTGAACTTGGCCATTGTGATTTTCTTTGGGTCATGGTTAATTGTTCATGACGGTATGGATAAGTCGGTTGGTTTAGGATTAATTGTGGTATTTGTTAACTATTCACAGCAGTATTACCAACCAATCACACAAATTACATCTATTTATAATATGTTGCAATTAGCTGTTACTGGTGCAAGACGCTTGAGCGATGTCCATGAACAAGCTGAAGAAGTTAACCCCGAAAGTGGCCAGAAATTAACTAATTTAAAGTCGGGTGTCACCTTAGAAAATATTCACTTTGGATACAATGATGACAAAGAAATTCTTCATGGTGTTTCAATTGACGTTAAAAAAGGGGAAATGATAGCCCTTGTTGGTCCTACTGGATCAGGAAAAACAACGGTTATGAACTTATTGAATCGATTTTATGATGTGACTGAAGGATCTGTAAAGTTTGATGGCATCGACGTTCGTCAGTTAGACTTGAAATCATTACGTGATCATGTTGGCATTGTGTTGCAGGAATCAGTATTATTTAGTGGTACTGTCGCGGACAACATTAAGTTTGGTGAGCCAAATGCTACCAAAGAAGAAATGATTGATGCTGCTAAGCAGGCGAACATCCATGACTTTATTATGACGCTGCCAGAAGGCTATCAGACCAAAGTAGATGACGAAAATTCGGTCTTCTCAACAGGTCAAAAACAATTATTATCAATCGCCCGCACAATTTTAACTAATCCGGATTTCTTAATATTAGATGAAGCAACATCTAATGTGGATACGGTGACAGAGGCAAAAATTCAAGCGGCGATGGATAATGTTATTGCTGGACGCACGAGTTTTGTTATTGCTCACCGATTGAAAACAATACTGGGTGCTGATAAAATTGTTGTTCTTAAAGATGGTCGAGTTATTGAAAAGGGTTCTCATCAGGAATTAGTTGCTGAAGGCGGATTTTATTCAGAATTGTACCATAACCAAATGGTATTTGATTAA
- a CDS encoding glycosyltransferase family 4 protein codes for MNIGLFTDTYFPQVSGVATSIKTLKEALEGQGHEVYIFTSTDPKVPKNKFESHIYRFSSLPYLGFKDRRLAFRGLIQAVEIAKSVQLDIVHTQTEFSLGLMGKFVARQLKIPAVHTYHTMYEDYTHYFAKGMLIGPHGVGRIMKGYMASMAGVIAPSNLVQDTLRRYGVTAPMRVIPTGVCLPEHGTKQTNLREKYHFSELQPIVLSLGRLAFEKNISVTISVFSEVLQTIPEARLVIAGDGPARKSLEEQVEELALEDKIIFTGMVNHDDIFDYYKMANVFVSSSDTETQGLTFIEAMAADRPFVAIHSPYLDNLVDNEAIGTLVSDYDELLAGITKYLKRPNTEEDIAYRHKKMKDVDANTFATRVLAFYDDILASYHASDVENEYPNDEEVGYMKRILRNPFRRN; via the coding sequence ATGAACATTGGTTTGTTTACGGACACGTACTTTCCACAAGTCAGTGGAGTTGCGACTTCGATTAAGACACTTAAGGAAGCACTTGAAGGTCAGGGGCACGAAGTTTATATTTTTACATCTACTGATCCTAAGGTACCTAAAAATAAATTTGAATCGCATATTTATCGTTTTTCAAGCCTACCATATCTTGGATTTAAAGATCGTCGACTGGCATTTCGTGGATTGATTCAAGCTGTTGAAATTGCCAAATCTGTACAACTCGACATTGTACATACCCAAACAGAATTCTCTTTAGGTTTAATGGGCAAATTTGTGGCGCGACAGTTAAAAATTCCTGCTGTTCACACTTATCATACGATGTATGAAGACTACACCCATTATTTTGCTAAGGGGATGTTGATTGGGCCACATGGTGTGGGACGTATTATGAAGGGATATATGGCTAGTATGGCAGGTGTCATCGCGCCGTCAAATCTCGTTCAAGATACACTCCGTCGTTACGGTGTGACCGCACCTATGAGAGTTATTCCTACAGGTGTTTGTTTACCAGAGCATGGCACGAAACAAACTAACTTACGAGAAAAGTATCACTTTTCTGAATTGCAACCTATTGTTCTGTCGCTGGGACGCTTAGCGTTTGAAAAAAATATTAGTGTGACAATTTCTGTTTTTTCTGAAGTATTACAGACAATACCCGAAGCACGTTTAGTTATTGCTGGTGATGGTCCAGCACGTAAATCTTTAGAAGAACAGGTTGAAGAACTAGCCCTTGAAGACAAAATAATATTTACAGGAATGGTCAATCATGATGACATCTTTGATTATTATAAGATGGCGAATGTTTTTGTAAGTTCTTCAGATACTGAAACTCAAGGATTAACATTTATTGAGGCGATGGCAGCAGATAGACCATTTGTGGCTATACATTCACCTTACTTAGATAATTTGGTCGATAATGAAGCTATTGGTACGTTGGTTAGTGATTATGATGAACTACTAGCAGGCATCACAAAATATCTGAAACGACCAAATACAGAAGAAGATATTGCCTATCGGCATAAAAAAATGAAAGACGTGGATGCAAACACCTTTGCAACACGTGTTTTAGCATTTTATGATGATATTTTGGCTAGTTATCATGCTAGCGACGTGGAAAATGAATATCCCAATGATGAAGAGGTGGGATATATGAAACGTATTTTACGTAATCCATTCAGGAGAAATTAA
- a CDS encoding glycosyltransferase family 4 protein: protein MKVLLYFENQNLIAKSGIGRALKLQKEALSYTDVEVTTDAKSLDYDVLHINTYGVNSHHMVNKAHKLGKKVVYHGHSTYEDFRNSFTGSNTIAPLFKRYLVSLYSKSDAIITPTPYSKQLLRGYRLNQPIVPISNGIPLEKYQHDDDKIKKFREYFDLADDQKVVMSVGLFFERKGILDFVELAKRHPEHIFIWFGYTDLRLVPNKISRLIKGNHPRNLIFPGYITGDVIRGAFQGADLFLYPSYEETEGIVVLEALASKQKVLVRDIPVYKKWLQDGVNSYKACDLDEFETKMQKILTGESPNLSEAGYKLAQTRDLPEIGKQLQAVYKMVLEG, encoded by the coding sequence TTGAAAGTTTTACTTTATTTTGAAAATCAAAATTTAATAGCTAAATCTGGTATTGGACGTGCGTTAAAGTTGCAAAAAGAAGCATTATCTTACACGGATGTTGAAGTAACTACTGATGCCAAGTCCCTTGATTACGATGTACTGCATATTAATACATACGGTGTGAATAGCCATCATATGGTCAATAAGGCACACAAATTGGGTAAAAAAGTTGTTTACCATGGTCATTCAACTTATGAAGATTTTCGAAATTCTTTTACTGGTTCTAATACCATTGCCCCGTTATTTAAAAGATACTTAGTATCACTTTATAGTAAGTCTGATGCGATTATTACGCCAACGCCTTATTCGAAGCAGTTGCTGCGCGGATACCGTTTAAATCAACCGATTGTTCCTATTTCTAATGGTATTCCACTAGAAAAATATCAGCATGATGATGATAAAATAAAAAAATTTCGTGAGTACTTTGATTTGGCAGATGATCAAAAAGTGGTTATGAGCGTGGGGTTGTTCTTTGAGCGAAAAGGTATTTTAGACTTTGTTGAACTAGCAAAAAGGCATCCTGAGCATATTTTTATTTGGTTTGGCTACACTGATTTACGACTAGTACCTAATAAAATAAGTCGTTTAATAAAAGGAAATCATCCACGAAATTTAATTTTTCCTGGATATATTACTGGAGATGTCATTCGTGGTGCTTTTCAAGGTGCAGATCTATTTTTGTATCCTTCTTACGAAGAAACGGAAGGTATTGTGGTACTAGAAGCCTTAGCTTCAAAGCAAAAGGTTTTGGTGCGTGACATTCCAGTATATAAAAAATGGTTACAGGATGGGGTAAATAGCTATAAAGCCTGTGATTTGGATGAGTTTGAAACCAAGATGCAAAAAATTTTAACTGGGGAGTCACCAAATTTAAGTGAAGCAGGCTATAAATTAGCTCAAACACGTGACCTACCTGAAATTGGGAAACAATTACAGGCGGTATATAAAATGGTGTTAGAAGGGTGA